The Callithrix jacchus isolate 240 chromosome X, calJac240_pri, whole genome shotgun sequence genome contains a region encoding:
- the FAM3A gene encoding protein FAM3A isoform X5 — MLLPRPPKISGDLRARPMGNTCYPCPEPRARKYKCGLPQPCPEEHLAFRMVSGAANVIGPKICLEDKMLMSSVKDNVGRGLNIALVNGVNGELIEARAFDMWAGDVNDLLKFIRPLHEGTLVFVASYDDPATKMNEETRKLFSELGSRNAKELAFRDSWVFVGAKGVQNKSPFEQHVKNSKHTNKYEGWPEALEMEGCIPRRSSAS; from the exons atgcttctgcctcggcctcccaag ATCTCAGGTGACCTCAGGGCCAGGCCCATGGGTAACACCTGCTATCCCTGCCCAGAGCCACGGGCCAGGAAGTACAAGTGTGGCCTGCCCCAGCCATGTCCTGAGGAGCACCTGGCCTTCCGCATGGTCAGTGGAGCTGCCAACGTCATTGGGCCCAAGATCTGCCTTGAGGACAAGAT GCTGATGAGCAGTGTCAAGGACAACGTGGGCCGTGGGCTGAACATCGCCCTGGTGAATG GGGTCAACGGCGAGCTCATCGAGGCCCGGGCCTTTGACATGTGGGCAGGAG ATGTCAACGATCTGTTGAAGTTTATTCGGCCACTGCATGAAGGCACCCTGGTGTTTGTGGCATCCTATGATGACCCAGCCACCAA GATGAATGAAGAGACCAGAAAGCTCTTCAGCGAGCTGGGAAGCAGGAATGCCAAGGAGCTGGCCTTCCGGGACAGCTGGGTGTTTGTGGGGGCCAAGGGTGTGCAGAACAAGAGCCCCTTCGAGCAG CACGTGAAGAACAGCAAGCACACCAACAAGTATGAAGGCTGGCCCGAGGCGCTGGAGATGGAAGGCTGCATCCCACGGAGGAGCTCGGCCAGCTAG
- the FAM3A gene encoding protein FAM3A isoform X7, translating to MLLPRPPKISGDLRARPMGNTCYPCPEPRARKYKCGLPQPCPEEHLAFRMVSGAANVIGPKICLEDKMLMSSVKDNVGRGLNIALVNDVNDLLKFIRPLHEGTLVFVASYDDPATKMNEETRKLFSELGSRNAKELAFRDSWVFVGAKGVQNKSPFEQHVKNSKHTNKYEGWPEALEMEGCIPRRSSAS from the exons atgcttctgcctcggcctcccaag ATCTCAGGTGACCTCAGGGCCAGGCCCATGGGTAACACCTGCTATCCCTGCCCAGAGCCACGGGCCAGGAAGTACAAGTGTGGCCTGCCCCAGCCATGTCCTGAGGAGCACCTGGCCTTCCGCATGGTCAGTGGAGCTGCCAACGTCATTGGGCCCAAGATCTGCCTTGAGGACAAGAT GCTGATGAGCAGTGTCAAGGACAACGTGGGCCGTGGGCTGAACATCGCCCTGGTGAATG ATGTCAACGATCTGTTGAAGTTTATTCGGCCACTGCATGAAGGCACCCTGGTGTTTGTGGCATCCTATGATGACCCAGCCACCAA GATGAATGAAGAGACCAGAAAGCTCTTCAGCGAGCTGGGAAGCAGGAATGCCAAGGAGCTGGCCTTCCGGGACAGCTGGGTGTTTGTGGGGGCCAAGGGTGTGCAGAACAAGAGCCCCTTCGAGCAG CACGTGAAGAACAGCAAGCACACCAACAAGTATGAAGGCTGGCCCGAGGCGCTGGAGATGGAAGGCTGCATCCCACGGAGGAGCTCGGCCAGCTAG
- the FAM3A gene encoding protein FAM3A isoform X6, translated as MGNTCYPCPEPRARKYKCGLPQPCPEEHLAFRMVSGAANVIGPKICLEDKMLMSSVKDNVGRGLNIALVNGVNGELIEARAFDMWAGDVNDLLKFIRPLHEGTLVFVASYDDPATKMNEETRKLFSELGSRNAKELAFRDSWVFVGAKGVQNKSPFEQHVKNSKHTNKYEGWPEALEMEGCIPRRSSAS; from the exons ATGGGTAACACCTGCTATCCCTGCCCAGAGCCACGGGCCAGGAAGTACAAGTGTGGCCTGCCCCAGCCATGTCCTGAGGAGCACCTGGCCTTCCGCATGGTCAGTGGAGCTGCCAACGTCATTGGGCCCAAGATCTGCCTTGAGGACAAGAT GCTGATGAGCAGTGTCAAGGACAACGTGGGCCGTGGGCTGAACATCGCCCTGGTGAATG GGGTCAACGGCGAGCTCATCGAGGCCCGGGCCTTTGACATGTGGGCAGGAG ATGTCAACGATCTGTTGAAGTTTATTCGGCCACTGCATGAAGGCACCCTGGTGTTTGTGGCATCCTATGATGACCCAGCCACCAA GATGAATGAAGAGACCAGAAAGCTCTTCAGCGAGCTGGGAAGCAGGAATGCCAAGGAGCTGGCCTTCCGGGACAGCTGGGTGTTTGTGGGGGCCAAGGGTGTGCAGAACAAGAGCCCCTTCGAGCAG CACGTGAAGAACAGCAAGCACACCAACAAGTATGAAGGCTGGCCCGAGGCGCTGGAGATGGAAGGCTGCATCCCACGGAGGAGCTCGGCCAGCTAG